The Methanobrevibacter arboriphilus JCM 13429 = DSM 1125 nucleotide sequence TAATAATTATTGTTAATAAATTTTACATTATGAAAATGAAATACTAAAAAATGAAGTACTAAAAATATAAAGATAGTTATAAAGTGTTATTGCATTATCATGTATTTTAAAAATATTATTGGATTAATTTATTAGATTTTATCTTATTGATTATGATTAATTTCATTGATCATGATTAACTTCATTATGATTAATTTCATTGATTATGATTGATTTAAAAGTTATAATCTTTAACTAATGCTTATAATCTTTATAATTTAAACAATGTACGAAATTGATTAGAAGGGGGAATCGTTGACATTGAAAAGGTAGGTAATTGTTGAATAATCTAAAACTAGGTTTAGGGATAAAATGAATAGTAAAAATATTGATTATTTAAATATGTATGAAAACGTTAAAGATGAGCTTAAATTTTTAACTAGCTCTAAAATTCGGATAAAATTATTAGAATGCTTATCTGAAATACCGGTTCCTATGAAAATTTTGTGTGAAAATACTAATTTAAATTATAGTGCTATATCAAATAATATACACAGATTAAAAGATAATGGTTATGTTGATTCAGATGATGGTAAATTTTGCTTAAACAATATAGCTATAATGAAACTTTTAAACTTTTATGATTTCAGTGAAACTGTAAAGATTATTAGAACTTATATTGATTTATGGATAGATCATGATATCAGCTGTATTTTATTAGATGGTTTAGTAGATTTAAATTCTTTAAAAACTGGGTACTTAATTGAATCTATTCCCACTGATATTTATAGACCACATAATATATTTAAAAATATTCTGAAAGCTTCTAATAATATAAAATCTATTTTTCCATTTGTACATCCTGAATATCCAATAATATTCCAAGATTTGATAGAAAATGGGGTTAATATTGAAGTTCTTTGTGGAAAAGCAATCACATTAAACTTCATAGAATCAATGGACCTTAAAACATTAAAAACTGGGTCAAAAAATAGGAATTTTAAAATTAAATCTTCAAAAAATGATATTAAGATATTTTTAACGGTTGCAGATGAATTTATGGCATTTGGTCTTTTTAAAGAAGATGGAACATATGATCAAAATAGATTATTAATATCTGATGATCTAGATGCAGTTAAATGGGCTAATGGATTGTTTGACTATTATAATTCTATAGGAAATAGCCTTTATATATAATTTTTAAAATATTTTAATATTTTAAACATAAATTTTTAATTTTTTAGCATTTGTTGAATTATTTATCTATAATAGGATTACTATAAAAAGTTTAGGTGCATAATATGGAATATAATAAAAAATTATCGATTAGTAACAGCTTTAACTTGATGAACAAAGATGATATAAACAATGAAAATAAACTGAAAAATATAAACGTTATCAAGAATGGAAATGATTTTAAATTATTTGATTTAGATAAAGATAATTATAAAATTACAGATATTGTCTCAAATAGTGTAATTGATGTAAAAAGTAATGAGATATTTATTAATATAAAGCATATTTTAACATCTACACTAAGAACAAGGCTACTGATCTGTCTTTTCTCAGGAAAAAAAGATTTAAAATCACTTAGAAACGATTTAGGAAAACCTTCAACTTCAATATTGCATGGAATAAAAGAACTTGATAAATTAAACTTAATAAAAAAAGAGAAGAAAAATTATTGCCTATCTTCTAATGGAACTATGTTGGCAATGAATGTTATTAAACTAATTCAAAATATCTATTCTATTAATAATAATTCTCATTTCTGGGATTCTCATTCTATAAAGGATATACCTTATGAATCATTAAAGAAAATTCATTTAATTCAAAATGCCAAGTCAATAAGATCTTCGGATAATGATTTAGCTAAAACTTCTAAAGAATATATAAGTTTAGTTTCAAAATCAAAGGATATTAAGGTTTTGCTACCTATATTTTCATCAGTTCATTTAGATGTTTTATTAAAAAGTTTAAATAATGGTGCAAATTTAGAATTAATCGCTAATAAAAATATTCTTGAGTTTATAAGGAATAATGGTTATGGAAAAAAGTTTTCATCATTTGTAGAAGATATTAACACGAATAATAATAAGAATAATAAAAATAATAAAAATAATTCTCTTAAGATATGGGAATTGTCAAAAGAATTTAAATTATTTTTAAGTTCAGGTAATAATTTTTTATCATTAGGATTATTTTCTGATGATGGATATTATGATGATTCTATCATTCTAGTGGATAACACGAAAGAAGGAATAAACTGGGGGATTGAAGTATTTGAATATTATAAAGAATATTCAGAACAAATTGATATTTTAAAATATTTTAATATTAAGAATTAATATCAAATATAATTTAAAATGAACTATTTAAAATAAGTTAAACAATAAAATAAATTAAAATAATAAAATAAGATAAAATAAAAAATTTAGAATAATTAAAAATAGAATATCTAAAATAAAATTAAAATAAAGTATCTAAAATAAGTTGAAATAGCTACCTGTAAGTTGAAATAGATATCTGACATAATTTAAAAAAATATAATTTGTAGAAAAATAAAGTTTGGGGATTTAAATTAATTTAATTAATTGAAATAATTCCCAACAACTTCTTTTAAATCTTCTATATTTACTCTTTTTTGTTTTTCAGTATCCCTATCTCTAATTGTCACAGAATTATCTTCAAGAGTATCATAATCAATAGTAATAGCTATTGGAACTCCTATTTCATCTGCTCTAGCATATCTTTTACCAATTGTTCCAGAAGTATCATAATCAACCATGAATCCAGAATTCCTAAGATTATTTGTAATTTCAGTAGCTAAGCTATTTAATTCATTTTTATTCATTAATGGAAATACACCTACTTGTATTGGAGCAATTGAATTAGCTAATTTGAAATAATCTTTATCTTCTTCATTTTCTGCTTTATGGAATGAATGTAAAAGTACTGAGTATAATATTCGATCAATACCAAATGAAGGTTCAATTACATGAGGTATGATCTTTTTTCCCTTAATTTCTTCTTCGACATCTTCAAAGGTAATATGTTCGCTTTGTATTTCAAAAGTTTCTCCATCAATTAAGGCTTCATAGATTCCATCTTTTTCGATTGATGCTTTAATCTTTTCAACCATCACGCCATCTATATCTTCTAAGAATGATTTCACTTTTGGAGCATTTTGCTTAAATGAAGGGCCAAATTTAGCCATATTTGGTTTTGCTATTGTTTTAGATATTATTTTAGGTTCTTCATACTGGATAAAAATGTTTAACTCTTCATTACTATATTTGGAATGGGATTTTAAATCATAATCTCCTCTATCAGCTATTCCTATAATTTCAACCCATCCATATCTATCTGTTTTAACTTCAACATCCCAACAATCAATTGCATAATGAGCCATTTCATTGGGAAGATGTTGTCTGAATCTTAAAACTTCATCAGGAATTCCAAGCTCTTTTAAAAACTTTTTAGCTAAATATATTTGATAAATTAAAATTTCATTAGCTACAATACCATTTTCAAGTGCTTCTTTAGCTGTTATTGTTATGGGATCTTTTCCTTCGATTTGTGTTTTTTGAGAATTTAGAACTAATTTCTCACCAGCTATTGTTTTGAATTTAGGGTGTGTTTTATTTTCAGGATCAACAAATATTTCTGCTTCTGCTTGTGTAAATTCTCTAAGTCTTATTACTCCTTGCCTAGGTGAAATTTCATTTCTATAAGCTTTTCCTAACTGCACTGTTCCAAAGGGTAGCTTATTTTTGAAAAATCTTGAAAGTCTTTTGAAGAGTATAAATATTCCTTGAGCGGTTTCTGGACGCATATAACCAGTTTTATTTCCTTTAGCCCCAATATTAGTTTTAAACATAAGGTTATAGTTCCAAATTTCACTTAATTTATCTCCACAGTTTGGACAATTGACATTATGTTTTTTAACAATTTTGTCTAACTCTTCATTAGTCATACCTTCTACTTCAAGGTTGGTTACTTCTTCAATTATATGATCTGCTCTAAAAACATCTTTACAACCATCACATTGTGTCATAGGGTCTGTAAAATTATCAACATGTCCTGATGCTTTTAAAACTTCTTCAGGAGTCACTGTTGGACTTTCTATTTCATAGAATCCTTCTCCAGCTATATATTGTTTTCTCCATAGCTGCATAATATTATTTTTTAAAATAGCTCCAAGAGGTCCATAATCAGTAAATCCAGAAACTCCTGAATAAATTTCAAAGGATGGCCATAGAAAACCTCTTTTGGTACTGATATTTATCATTTTTTCATGATTCATTAATATTACTCCAATTTAATTGAAAAATTTTAGATATGCTTTTAGATATATCTTCGGTGTATATTTAGATATATTTTTAGATATATTTTCAGTTTTTAATTAATTTATTATTAGATTTATTTTTAAATTTATTTTAGGTTCATTTTTAGGCTTATTTTTAAGCTTATTTTTAGATTTATTAGATCTTTCTAAGTTCATAATCTTGCTTTATTCTACTACTTTCTGGACGAGTCTGTCCCATATATTTGCTGTCTCTTTCAGGATGTCCATATGGTTTTTCTGCATTAGAAGTCATAGTTTCAAAAACTATTTGACAAGCTCGTTGTCCTGGATATAGGGCAACTGGCATCTTACCAATGTTTGAAATTTCTAGTGTGATTTTACCTTCAAAACCAGGATCAATATATCCTGCAGTTACATGCATAGTTATCCCAAGTCTTCCCATTGAAGAACGCCCTTCTACTCTAGCTACTAAATTATCCGGTATTTTAACGGTTTCATAAGTTGTAGCTAATGCAAACTCATTTGGGTGTATAATAAATGATTCTCCTTCTTCTATATGCATGGAATCCATGTATGAATCAAGGTCTTCAGGATCTTTTGGATCAATAAATGGTTTTTTAATAATCTTAAATCCTTTGAATTCATCTCCAATTCTTAAATCAACTGATGATGGTTGAATTTGTTTTTCAAAGTTTTCTAGAGGATCTATGCTTATTTTTCCTTCTTTTAGATATTTTTTTATGTCTTTGTCACTTAAAATTGCCATTCATTAGTCTCCAATCCAGTAGTTTTTAATTTTTTATATAAAATTTATTTAATATAATGTTTATTATAGTATTTTTGTTTTATAGTAATCATTTTATGATGATGATTGTGTATCATGGTGATTCTGTATCATGATGTTTGTGATAATTATTTATATTGTTAATTTTTTTATTATTATTAACTTTTTTATTATTACTTCTACTATTTTTTATTATACTTTTATTATCTTCTTTATCATTTCTATTATTTTTTATTATTACTTTTATTATCTTCTTTATTATTTCTATTATTTTTTTATATTATTTTTATATTATTGAAATTTTCAGATTTTTGGATATATTAACAACATTAATAAAATTAATAATATTAATAGATATACTTAAAATATGGATTATAGCTAAAAATTATAGCTAAAATATTGATTATATTTAAAAAGGAATATTAATAATATATAATTATATATAAGAATAATATATAATTGTATATAAGTTTTATAGATAAAAAAATTTAATTTTAGAATATTAATCTACTATTATAAAATTTAATATAGTAAATTATTCAAATTTCATTAATATTCTTCTTAAAATTCCTTTTAGAGTATGTGCTTCTCTTCCTGTGATAAATGCTCTATTGATTATATTTTTAAATGACTTTATTCCTGTTTTTTCTTTATGTTCTGGGATATCTAATTTTTTTATTATATCTTCCATATCTTTTAGAAGATATTCTTTTTCAATCCTTGTTGCTTCTTCTAATCCTTCTACTGGAAATTCATTTCTATTTTTAAATAATTCATAAAAAATAATGGCTGCTGCATGAGATATATTCATAATTGGATAGCTATGTTCTGTTGGAATACTGACTATAATATCACACATTTCTATTTCTTCATTGTAAAGTCCATTCCCTTCTCTTCCAAAAATTAAAGCTATTTTTTTGTTTAAATTTATAGATTTTCCTAATTCTTCTGGTTTTATTGGAATACGTGATAGATTGTAGCTTCCTCCTGGTGTGCCTGTAGATCCAACTATAAAATCTATTTCCTCTTTTTTTAAAAAATCATCAAGATTGGGGTATGTATTTTTAACGGCTTTTTCTACAATGTATTTTGCATGCATTGCTTGATAATAAGCATCTTCTTTTAAATTACAAGGATTTATTAGTATTAAGTTTTCCAATCCAAAATTTGCCATGGCTCTTGCTAAAAATCCAACATTTCCTGAAGATTCACACTCTACAAAAACAACAAATATATTATCTTTAAATCTATTATAATTTTTTGAAAATCTAATTTCTTCTGCAGTTGAAAGCTTTTTACCTCTTTTTTTTGAAGTTGATTTTGCTTTAGAACTGCTCTTTTCTTTTTCTTCATCTAAGACAGTAGTATCCTCTTTAATAACTACTATTTCTTCTGAGATTGTGTCTCCTACTTGATCACCCCCTCAATTTTATTTATCATCATATGACATTTTTAGAAGTTCTAATATGTTCATGACTTTAATATTATCTAAACCTTCTTTATTTAACGCATCTTGGATATTGTATTGGCAAAATGGACATATACTGATTACTGCATCAACATCAAGTTTTTCAACCATTTCTGCTTTTTTCTTACCTAATCCAAATGCTATTTCTGGTTTTGCAGCTCTAACTCCACCACCAGCTCCACAACATTGGTCTGGTTTTTCCATTTCTATAAATTCAACACCTTTAATATTATTAAGTATTTCTCTAGGTTCTTCTTTTATTCCTTGACCTCTATTAAGATGACAAGGATCATGATATGTGACTTTGAGATTCAAATCTTTCATTTTTTCTGTATCAAGATTTTTAGCTAAAAACTCACTTATGTCCATTACATTTAGATTTACTCCATATTTAGGATAATCATTCTTTAATGTAGCTCCACAACCAGCACACATTGTAATTATAGTATCATAATCGGATAATGCATCTTTATTTTTTAAAACAAGGCTTTCTACAATTTCAGTTTGCCCAGTCCTTAGCATTGGAGACCCACAACAAATTTGATCTTCGGGAACATCAACTTCAATTCCATTTTTCTTTAAAACATCAATAAGGGCAAAACCAACATTTTGAAGTCTATAATCAATCATACATCCTGTAAAAACAGCTATTTTTCCTTTTTTACTTTTATTTTGATTTTCACTATTTTTGAATGCCTTTTCTTTTTCGGTTCTTTCTTTAGAAATTGTTTTAATGAAACTTTCATCTAATTCTTCAACAGATCTTCCAGTTTTTGAAATAAGTTCCTTAACTTCTTTATGTGCTTCAAGAGGTCCTAAATCCTTCATATTTGCTATAGCTCTTAATTTTTCTATAGCATCTCCAAAACTATTAATTTCTTTTGGACATATTTCTCCACATTTCCCACAACTAGTACAATAATATAATCCTTCCTCAATACTTTCTTTTGTTCTTTCCCCAATGTCTCTAGGATCAAAATCAAATTTTGATATATATCTCATGAAATAAGGCCCTGCGAATTCTTTTGTTTCTTTTATTACAGGACATACTGAAAGACAGGAATAGCATTCAATACAACTTCTAACTTTTTTAGTATCCATACATTCTTCATTTTCAATAATCGAAGGACATCCACAGCCATCTAGTTTTATATTATTTGTTTCAGGGGATTTTTTCAAATCTTTGAATTTTTTATTTTTGTTTTCATCAATTTCTTTATTTTCATTACTTTCATTATTTTCATTTTCATTAACTTTATTATCATTAATTTCATTATTTTCTATGTCGTCATTATCTTTATTATATTCCTTATATTCCTTATATTCATTATTTTCATTATTCTCATTATTTCTATTGTTTTTATCTTTATCATCTGTTTCTAAGAATAACCCCATATTAGCTACTTTTTCTTCAATCTTGGTTTTGTCTACAATTAAATCTTTTATCACTGGAAAGTCTAAAGGTTCTATTTTTGATTTATCTTTTATTTCAGATTTGCATGCAAGAACTACTTCTCCATTCATTTTTAAAGCACAAGACCCACATTGTCCTGCTCTACATGAACTTCTGAAACTTAAATTATCATTATAATTTTCATTTATAGCTATTAATGCATCTAATATCTTCATCTTATATTTTTTCTCGATTTTATATTTTTTAAAGTAAGGTTCTTTATCTTTTTCCCTATCAAACCGTAATACTTCAATTTCAATCATTTTATCTCCAGGTTTCCTTATTTATTATTATTTTATAATATTTATTATCAATTTTATTGATATATTTATTACTTTTATTATTATTTGTATTATTACATTTATTATTATATTTATTATTTTTATCATTATTTTTAATTATATTATGATTAATTTGTTTAATTTTAATATTTTTAAATATAATTTTAAATTCAGTTATAATGTATATTTATCTTTTTAATTTTCAGCTTTTTAATTCAAAAAGTATATTTATTAATTAATCTAAAAATAATTTTATGTTATAATTTTATTATAGTTTCATATTATAAATTATAGTTTTATATTATAAAATTTTATATTACGAATTATATACTAGAATCATATAATTAGAATTAAATTTTAAATATATATTAGAATTAAATTTTAAATTAAATTTTATATTATAATTAATATTTATACTATAATTTTATGCTTTGTTATGATTTTATATTATAATTATGTTTTACTATATTCTATGTTTATTATTATAGTATGTTTATTATATTACTTATAATTATTGATTAACTTATGGATTAGCTTAATACTTCTTTTATAATAGTATTATGTCTTTTACCACTTAAATTATTTTGTTTATACTGTTTATATTATTTATGGTGTGTAATAATGGATTTGAATCAATTAGTGAATGGTAAATCTGGAGATAAAGAATTTTTGTTAGGTAATGAAGCAGCTGTTAGAGGTGCTATTGAAGCGGGTGTTTCAGTCGCTGCAACCTATCCTGGGACTCCTTCTTCTGAAATTGGAAATATTTTGTCTTTTCTTGCAAAGGATGCAGGATTATTTTTTGAATTTTCTATCAATGAAAAAGTTGCAATGGAAGTTGCAGCTAGTAGTGCTGCTAGTGGACTAAAATCCTTTACCTTCATGAAACATGTTGGTTTAAATGTAGCATCAGATTCATTTTTAACTGCAGTTTATACTGGAACTCCTGGAGGAATGG carries:
- the glyS gene encoding glycine--tRNA ligase — protein: MNHEKMINISTKRGFLWPSFEIYSGVSGFTDYGPLGAILKNNIMQLWRKQYIAGEGFYEIESPTVTPEEVLKASGHVDNFTDPMTQCDGCKDVFRADHIIEEVTNLEVEGMTNEELDKIVKKHNVNCPNCGDKLSEIWNYNLMFKTNIGAKGNKTGYMRPETAQGIFILFKRLSRFFKNKLPFGTVQLGKAYRNEISPRQGVIRLREFTQAEAEIFVDPENKTHPKFKTIAGEKLVLNSQKTQIEGKDPITITAKEALENGIVANEILIYQIYLAKKFLKELGIPDEVLRFRQHLPNEMAHYAIDCWDVEVKTDRYGWVEIIGIADRGDYDLKSHSKYSNEELNIFIQYEEPKIISKTIAKPNMAKFGPSFKQNAPKVKSFLEDIDGVMVEKIKASIEKDGIYEALIDGETFEIQSEHITFEDVEEEIKGKKIIPHVIEPSFGIDRILYSVLLHSFHKAENEEDKDYFKLANSIAPIQVGVFPLMNKNELNSLATEITNNLRNSGFMVDYDTSGTIGKRYARADEIGVPIAITIDYDTLEDNSVTIRDRDTEKQKRVNIEDLKEVVGNYFN
- a CDS encoding helix-turn-helix transcriptional regulator; protein product: MEYNKKLSISNSFNLMNKDDINNENKLKNINVIKNGNDFKLFDLDKDNYKITDIVSNSVIDVKSNEIFINIKHILTSTLRTRLLICLFSGKKDLKSLRNDLGKPSTSILHGIKELDKLNLIKKEKKNYCLSSNGTMLAMNVIKLIQNIYSINNNSHFWDSHSIKDIPYESLKKIHLIQNAKSIRSSDNDLAKTSKEYISLVSKSKDIKVLLPIFSSVHLDVLLKSLNNGANLELIANKNILEFIRNNGYGKKFSSFVEDINTNNNKNNKNNKNNSLKIWELSKEFKLFLSSGNNFLSLGLFSDDGYYDDSIILVDNTKEGINWGIEVFEYYKEYSEQIDILKYFNIKN
- the tfrB gene encoding fumarate reductase (CoM/CoB) subunit TfrB, producing the protein MIEIEVLRFDREKDKEPYFKKYKIEKKYKMKILDALIAINENYNDNLSFRSSCRAGQCGSCALKMNGEVVLACKSEIKDKSKIEPLDFPVIKDLIVDKTKIEEKVANMGLFLETDDKDKNNRNNENNENNEYKEYKEYNKDNDDIENNEINDNKVNENENNESNENKEIDENKNKKFKDLKKSPETNNIKLDGCGCPSIIENEECMDTKKVRSCIECYSCLSVCPVIKETKEFAGPYFMRYISKFDFDPRDIGERTKESIEEGLYYCTSCGKCGEICPKEINSFGDAIEKLRAIANMKDLGPLEAHKEVKELISKTGRSVEELDESFIKTISKERTEKEKAFKNSENQNKSKKGKIAVFTGCMIDYRLQNVGFALIDVLKKNGIEVDVPEDQICCGSPMLRTGQTEIVESLVLKNKDALSDYDTIITMCAGCGATLKNDYPKYGVNLNVMDISEFLAKNLDTEKMKDLNLKVTYHDPCHLNRGQGIKEEPREILNNIKGVEFIEMEKPDQCCGAGGGVRAAKPEIAFGLGKKKAEMVEKLDVDAVISICPFCQYNIQDALNKEGLDNIKVMNILELLKMSYDDK
- a CDS encoding TrmJ/YjtD family RNA methyltransferase; amino-acid sequence: MVVIKEDTTVLDEEKEKSSSKAKSTSKKRGKKLSTAEEIRFSKNYNRFKDNIFVVFVECESSGNVGFLARAMANFGLENLILINPCNLKEDAYYQAMHAKYIVEKAVKNTYPNLDDFLKKEEIDFIVGSTGTPGGSYNLSRIPIKPEELGKSINLNKKIALIFGREGNGLYNEEIEMCDIIVSIPTEHSYPIMNISHAAAIIFYELFKNRNEFPVEGLEEATRIEKEYLLKDMEDIIKKLDIPEHKEKTGIKSFKNIINRAFITGREAHTLKGILRRILMKFE
- a CDS encoding helix-turn-helix transcriptional regulator, with protein sequence MNSKNIDYLNMYENVKDELKFLTSSKIRIKLLECLSEIPVPMKILCENTNLNYSAISNNIHRLKDNGYVDSDDGKFCLNNIAIMKLLNFYDFSETVKIIRTYIDLWIDHDISCILLDGLVDLNSLKTGYLIESIPTDIYRPHNIFKNILKASNNIKSIFPFVHPEYPIIFQDLIENGVNIEVLCGKAITLNFIESMDLKTLKTGSKNRNFKIKSSKNDIKIFLTVADEFMAFGLFKEDGTYDQNRLLISDDLDAVKWANGLFDYYNSIGNSLYI
- the dcd gene encoding dCTP deaminase, translated to MAILSDKDIKKYLKEGKISIDPLENFEKQIQPSSVDLRIGDEFKGFKIIKKPFIDPKDPEDLDSYMDSMHIEEGESFIIHPNEFALATTYETVKIPDNLVARVEGRSSMGRLGITMHVTAGYIDPGFEGKITLEISNIGKMPVALYPGQRACQIVFETMTSNAEKPYGHPERDSKYMGQTRPESSRIKQDYELRKI